A window of Lagenorhynchus albirostris chromosome 11, mLagAlb1.1, whole genome shotgun sequence contains these coding sequences:
- the CCNT1 gene encoding cyclin-T1 isoform X4, translated as MEGERKNNNKRWYFTREQLENSPSRRFGLDPDKELSYRQQAANLLQDMGQRLNVSQLTINTAIVYMHRFYMIQSFTQFHRNSVAPAALFLAAKVEEQPKKLEHVIKVAHACLHPQESLPDTRSEAYLQQVQDLVILESIILQTLGFELTIDHPHTHVVKCTQLVRASKDLAQTSYFMATNSLHLTTFSLQYTPPVVACVCIHLACKWSNWEIPVSTDGKHWWEYVDATVTLELLDELTHEFLQILEKTPNRLKRIRNWRLCRFFTLTTEPRSPAHW; from the exons atggagggagagagaaagaacaacaataaaCGGTGGTATTTTACTCGAGAACAGCTGGAAAATAGCCCATCCCGTCGTTTTGGCCTGGACCCCGATAAAGAACTTTCTTATCGCCAGCAGGCGGCCAATCTGCTCCAGGACATGGGCCAACGTCTTAACGT CTCACAATTGACCATCAACACTGCTATAGTGTACATGCATCGATTCTACATGATTCAGTCCTTTACACAGTTCCATCGAAAT TCTGTGGCTCCAGCAGCCTTATTTTTAGCAGCCAAAGTAGAGGAGCAGCCCAAAAAACTGGAACACGTCATCAAGGTAGCACATGCTTGTCTCCATCCACAGGAATCACTTCCTGATACTAGGAGTGAG GCTTACCTGCAACAAGTTCAAGATCTGGTGATATTAGAAAGCATAATTCTGCAGACTTTAG gctttgAACTAACAATTGATCACCCACATACACATGTGGTAAAGTGCACTCAACTTGTTCGAG caaGCAAGGACTTAGCACAGACTTCTTACTTCATGGCAACCAACAG CCTGCATTTGACCACATTTAGCCTGCAGTACACACCTCCTGTGGTGGCCTGTGTCTGCATTCATCTGGCTTGCAAGTGGTCCAACTGGGAGATCCCAGTCTCAACTGATGGGAAGCACTGGTGGGAGTATGTTGACGCCACTGTGACCTTGGAACTTTTAGATG AACTGACACATGAATTTCTACAGATTCTGGAGAAAACCCCCAACAGGCTCAAACGAATTCGGAATTGGAGG